Proteins found in one Micromonospora sp. WMMD1082 genomic segment:
- a CDS encoding site-specific integrase, giving the protein MTTKPDRVATARALLAHLGLSAADLTSPGVFTVPTVADYLPAVVAAASPGTRCTYGSSWRRLAAALGDRRIDAVRTSDLEALMRQAITSARPHRNSRGGRHAGEHLIAAARAFYNRAIADGYLTAGDSPAHRIRKPRRLPNTRRALTPDELSDINSAARSGGNDIILDALLLRLHTETACRRGGALALRLIDLDTEHALIRLSEKGGTQRWQPITPMLASRLSDHAQARGAAAPTDALLRYRNSQPATYRRYDLLWARIGRQLPWVATQGVSTHWLRHTTLTWVERHFGYGIARAYAGHTDRRGPATTTYIKADLHAVATALAALTGRPHPLATSAPAVS; this is encoded by the coding sequence ATGACCACAAAACCCGACCGTGTCGCCACCGCCCGGGCGCTACTCGCGCACCTTGGCCTGAGCGCCGCCGACCTCACCAGCCCCGGCGTGTTTACCGTGCCGACAGTCGCCGACTATCTGCCTGCTGTTGTAGCCGCAGCGAGCCCAGGTACCCGATGTACCTACGGAAGCTCCTGGCGACGGCTGGCCGCCGCACTCGGCGACCGACGCATCGACGCGGTGCGCACCAGCGACCTCGAAGCCCTCATGCGACAAGCCATCACCAGCGCCCGGCCGCACCGCAACTCCCGCGGCGGCCGCCATGCCGGCGAGCACCTCATCGCCGCCGCCCGCGCCTTCTACAACCGGGCCATCGCCGACGGCTACCTCACCGCCGGAGACAGCCCCGCCCACCGGATCCGCAAACCCCGCCGGCTGCCCAACACCCGCCGCGCCCTCACCCCGGACGAACTGTCCGACATCAACTCCGCCGCGCGTAGCGGCGGCAACGACATCATCCTCGACGCACTGCTACTGCGCTTGCACACCGAAACCGCCTGCCGACGCGGCGGCGCCCTCGCGCTGCGCCTGATCGACCTCGACACCGAGCACGCGCTGATCCGGCTGTCCGAGAAGGGCGGCACCCAACGCTGGCAGCCCATCACCCCGATGCTCGCCAGCCGGCTGAGCGACCACGCCCAAGCCCGCGGCGCCGCCGCACCGACCGACGCGCTGCTGCGCTACCGCAACAGCCAGCCCGCCACCTACCGCCGCTACGACCTGCTCTGGGCCCGCATCGGCCGACAGCTACCGTGGGTCGCCACGCAGGGTGTCTCCACCCACTGGCTACGCCACACCACCCTCACATGGGTCGAACGGCACTTCGGCTACGGCATCGCCCGCGCCTACGCCGGACACACCGACAGGCGCGGGCCCGCCACCACCACCTACATCAAAGCCGACCTACACGCCGTCGCCACCGCGCTGGCCGCCCTTACCGGTCGACCCCATCCACTTGCCACGTCCGCACCGGCCGTCAGTTGA
- a CDS encoding MFS transporter, translated as MPVTLRPDTAPTGGRTLLRDSAFLRLWCGTTASGLATWAMPFILGLAVLDRSLDPTGLGIVLATRTVGFLVAVPVGGVLADRHSRRAVVFWSGVAAALATPLIAAGLGRSVALMAVAAAVVGAGQGACRPAFQALTAEVVDAGRRQPANAAITFAVRGTTLLAPALTVLLAVVATIPVLLLGTAALWAVAALSPPAGTHRTVPAATNTRRFRAEFVDGIREARRHPWFLAGLAALTAVIATGYSATGVALPVISRDRYGTEIVLAAATTAYTVGALAGALTLARWQPHRPGWTALAGLACYGFAPLSLLLPAHQFAVVAAYTLAGIGIELFNVPWFTAIQREMDPRALARVSSLDFLVSYGLAPAGLALIAPAIAAFGPTPVLATCAAVCFLAPTLAALTHGAAHFTRPPRAVRHDSGTEQL; from the coding sequence ATGCCCGTCACCCTCCGACCCGATACGGCGCCGACCGGTGGCCGGACGCTGCTGCGCGATTCCGCGTTCCTGCGCCTGTGGTGCGGCACCACCGCGTCCGGCCTGGCCACCTGGGCGATGCCGTTCATCCTCGGGTTGGCGGTGCTCGATCGCAGCCTCGACCCGACGGGCCTGGGGATCGTGCTGGCCACCCGTACCGTCGGCTTCCTGGTCGCAGTGCCGGTCGGTGGTGTGCTCGCCGACCGGCACTCGCGACGGGCCGTGGTGTTCTGGTCCGGCGTGGCCGCCGCCCTAGCCACCCCGCTGATCGCGGCCGGCCTGGGCCGGTCGGTGGCGCTGATGGCCGTCGCCGCGGCCGTTGTCGGGGCCGGTCAGGGCGCGTGCCGGCCGGCGTTCCAGGCGCTCACCGCCGAGGTCGTCGACGCCGGGCGGCGCCAGCCCGCGAACGCCGCCATCACCTTCGCCGTACGCGGCACCACCCTGCTCGCGCCCGCGCTGACGGTGTTGCTGGCGGTCGTGGCCACCATTCCGGTTCTGCTGCTGGGTACGGCGGCGCTCTGGGCCGTCGCCGCCCTGTCACCCCCCGCCGGCACGCACCGCACAGTTCCCGCCGCCACCAACACCCGCCGCTTCCGGGCAGAGTTCGTCGACGGCATCCGGGAGGCCCGCCGGCATCCCTGGTTCCTCGCCGGCCTGGCTGCCCTCACCGCCGTGATCGCCACCGGCTACTCGGCCACCGGAGTGGCTCTTCCGGTGATCAGCCGAGACCGCTACGGCACGGAGATCGTGCTGGCCGCCGCCACCACCGCCTACACCGTCGGCGCGCTCGCCGGCGCCCTGACGCTCGCCCGCTGGCAGCCCCACCGGCCTGGCTGGACCGCCCTCGCCGGACTGGCGTGCTACGGCTTCGCTCCGCTGAGCCTGCTGCTGCCGGCGCACCAGTTCGCGGTCGTCGCCGCCTACACACTGGCCGGCATCGGCATCGAATTGTTCAACGTGCCCTGGTTCACCGCCATCCAGCGGGAGATGGACCCCCGCGCACTGGCCCGGGTGTCGTCCCTGGACTTCCTCGTCTCCTACGGCCTGGCACCTGCCGGCCTCGCGCTCATCGCCCCGGCCATCGCCGCATTCGGCCCAACGCCCGTGCTGGCCACCTGCGCCGCGGTCTGCTTCCTGGCGCCGACCCTCGCCGCTCTCACCCACGGCGCCGCACACTTCACCCGCCCTCCGCGGGCCGTACGCCACGACAGCGGGACTGAGCAGCTCTAG